A region from the Streptomyces sp. NBC_01445 genome encodes:
- a CDS encoding outer membrane protein assembly factor BamB family protein, with translation MSADQNADQLDRVVRDVLHAWTPNGPSAPEDIADRIVRRRRRCNLVRVTGAALGLAGITLGAALATGAGGDNGTPSPPARVSKQSKLLWQTTLPGKSWDACTTGADTSDVYCRGMEYDSIGVDARTGKVEWQRKAQDANGMSAPAGSMPGGRAGVLYTYADHAPGAPQAGTDLVALDINSRRVLWKHELADDSRGRTSAVLFDGGILANAPTIKSVAALDGATGRTLWTYKWKKADCDRAVIGGVPYLTCSPDSEKAPQQSTVVRLDPATGTPRTVATVEGPTTYIGTDGDAVLLGGMAGGQKYFSDPGPATLTRVDTRSGSVTHHRVDGLPTGVVADGLILAAGSNGSAVAYSADSGKRLWSRDLGLTLHKEPRNPTMQELPSAATVDLTSRMAYYLAPSGHLVGLDLDSGAVLWRGRVPLPKSPLQGGIAPELMRYGHDLIGQVGGELFRIKPQLPQRG, from the coding sequence GTGAGCGCCGACCAGAACGCCGACCAGCTGGACCGCGTGGTCCGGGATGTCCTGCACGCCTGGACCCCCAACGGCCCCAGCGCTCCCGAGGACATCGCCGATCGCATCGTGCGCCGCCGTCGGCGATGCAACCTCGTGCGTGTCACCGGCGCCGCTCTCGGCCTGGCCGGCATCACCCTGGGCGCCGCTCTCGCCACCGGTGCGGGCGGCGACAACGGGACGCCGTCGCCGCCCGCGCGGGTGAGCAAGCAGAGCAAGCTCCTGTGGCAGACCACGTTGCCCGGCAAGTCCTGGGACGCCTGCACCACCGGTGCCGATACCAGTGACGTGTACTGCCGGGGGATGGAGTACGACTCCATCGGTGTGGACGCCCGTACCGGCAAGGTCGAATGGCAGCGGAAGGCCCAGGACGCCAACGGCATGAGCGCCCCGGCGGGATCGATGCCCGGTGGCCGTGCCGGGGTCTTGTACACGTACGCTGATCACGCCCCAGGGGCGCCCCAGGCCGGCACCGACCTCGTCGCCCTCGACATCAATAGTCGGCGAGTGCTGTGGAAGCACGAGCTGGCCGACGACAGCCGAGGCCGGACCTCCGCCGTGCTGTTCGACGGCGGGATCCTCGCCAACGCCCCGACGATCAAGAGCGTGGCCGCTCTGGACGGAGCGACGGGCCGGACACTGTGGACGTACAAATGGAAGAAGGCCGATTGCGACCGGGCTGTGATCGGCGGCGTCCCGTACCTGACGTGCTCGCCGGACAGCGAGAAGGCGCCGCAACAGAGCACCGTCGTTCGCCTTGACCCGGCGACGGGCACACCGCGGACAGTCGCGACCGTTGAGGGCCCGACCACGTACATCGGTACGGACGGGGACGCCGTGCTGCTGGGCGGTATGGCCGGCGGACAGAAGTACTTCAGCGACCCCGGCCCCGCCACCCTGACCCGCGTCGACACGCGCTCCGGCTCGGTGACGCATCACCGCGTCGACGGCCTGCCGACCGGTGTGGTCGCAGACGGCCTCATCCTGGCCGCCGGCAGCAACGGCAGCGCTGTCGCGTACTCCGCCGACAGCGGCAAGCGGCTGTGGTCGCGCGACCTCGGGCTGACGTTGCACAAGGAGCCGCGCAACCCCACGATGCAAGAGTTGCCCTCCGCCGCCACGGTGGACCTCACCAGCCGGATGGCGTACTACCTCGCCCCCTCCGGGCACCTGGTGGGCCTCGATCTGGACAGTGGTGCGGTGCTCTGGCGCGGCCGGGTGCCGCTGCCGAAGAGCCCGCTGCAGGGCGGGATCGCTCCCGAGCTCATGCGATACGGCCACGACCTCATCGGCCAAGTCGGCGGCGAGCTCTTCAGGATCAAGCCCCAGCTGCCTCAAAGAGGTTGA
- a CDS encoding NADP-dependent oxidoreductase produces the protein MTETALTVHQTARPHGFPTPDHFAFVESAVPQPGPGRALVENLYWSVDPYHREMMDGDFVLNAPLEGRTIGRVVDSRDPALREGEIVFHRQGWRTHTVVTPEEARAVPLFDGVPLSAHLSILGGTGLTAYVGLTRIAELREGQDVFVSAAAGGVGTATGRLARLMGAGRLVGSAGRAVKATYLTEHVGYDEVFDYHTGPAAELLAKAAPDGIDLYMDNVGGEHLEAAISSLREHGRIVRIGTIAQYNSTGTPYALRNLPDIVEKSLRMEGFLVRNYRHMQEELYEFVVPHLQSGHVTLDETVVDGFGGIVDGFLGMLRGENQGKIIVRAAGADV, from the coding sequence ATGACCGAGACCGCGCTCACCGTGCACCAGACCGCCCGCCCCCATGGCTTCCCCACCCCCGACCACTTCGCCTTCGTCGAGTCCGCGGTGCCGCAGCCAGGGCCGGGAAGGGCGCTGGTGGAGAACCTGTACTGGTCGGTGGACCCCTATCACCGCGAAATGATGGACGGGGACTTCGTGCTGAACGCTCCCCTGGAGGGCCGCACCATCGGCCGGGTCGTGGACTCCCGCGACCCGGCGCTCCGCGAGGGCGAGATCGTCTTCCACCGGCAGGGCTGGCGCACCCACACGGTCGTCACCCCCGAAGAGGCGCGTGCTGTCCCCCTCTTCGACGGCGTACCGCTCTCCGCGCACCTGAGCATCCTCGGCGGCACCGGTCTGACCGCCTACGTCGGTCTCACCCGCATCGCCGAACTCCGCGAGGGGCAGGACGTGTTCGTATCGGCGGCGGCCGGCGGCGTGGGCACGGCCACCGGGCGGCTCGCCCGGCTGATGGGCGCGGGACGGCTGGTCGGCAGCGCGGGCAGGGCGGTGAAGGCCACCTACCTGACCGAACACGTCGGCTACGACGAGGTCTTCGACTACCACACGGGCCCGGCGGCCGAGCTGCTCGCCAAGGCGGCGCCCGACGGGATCGACCTCTACATGGACAATGTCGGCGGCGAGCACCTCGAAGCGGCGATCTCCTCGCTGCGTGAGCACGGACGGATCGTGCGGATCGGCACGATCGCCCAGTACAACAGCACCGGCACGCCCTACGCCCTGCGCAACCTTCCCGACATTGTCGAGAAGAGCCTGCGCATGGAGGGCTTCTTGGTCCGCAACTACCGTCACATGCAGGAGGAGTTGTATGAGTTCGTCGTGCCGCACCTGCAGAGTGGACACGTCACGCTCGACGAGACCGTGGTCGACGGCTTCGGCGGCATCGTGGACGGGTTCCTGGGGATGTTGCGGGGCGAGAACCAAGGCAAGATCATCGTGCGGGCGGCCGGGGCGGACGTCTGA
- a CDS encoding LysR family transcriptional regulator: MTAAAPKAPTPTAAAATDLAPHELRILVAVDRERGFSAAAKVLGLTQSAVSHSIRGTERKVGAVLFERGRKGATPTAAGAAAAAHARRILRLLDTLAAEARGAERGTVTGPLRIAAFRSAALFLLPPVLKRLTARHPGIEPEVRVVRELGAGTAGEVAEGRADVGIATLGATSPVPAGLIGDVLIEEPYSLVHPAGHPAPRSLPLVDWHENCGSYTRQWWAGQDWIPKATVLTEDDGAVLSMVSRGLGMAIMPALSLNEAPDGIEITDLGPEPPTRSVGYITTPELASSVSVRALIRELRAARQ, translated from the coding sequence ATGACAGCCGCAGCCCCCAAAGCCCCCACACCCACGGCGGCTGCCGCCACCGACCTCGCCCCGCACGAGCTCCGCATCCTCGTGGCCGTCGACCGCGAGCGCGGGTTCTCGGCAGCCGCCAAGGTCCTCGGACTGACCCAGTCCGCAGTCTCGCACTCCATACGCGGGACGGAACGCAAAGTCGGAGCGGTCCTCTTCGAGCGAGGCCGCAAGGGCGCGACGCCCACCGCGGCCGGTGCCGCCGCTGCAGCCCACGCCCGCCGGATCCTGCGGCTCCTGGACACTCTGGCCGCAGAGGCCCGCGGCGCCGAGCGGGGCACGGTCACCGGCCCGCTGCGCATCGCCGCCTTTCGTAGCGCCGCCCTCTTCCTGCTGCCGCCCGTCCTGAAGCGCCTCACCGCCCGCCACCCCGGCATCGAACCGGAGGTGCGTGTCGTCCGGGAGTTGGGCGCGGGCACCGCCGGCGAGGTCGCCGAGGGGCGCGCGGACGTGGGCATCGCAACACTCGGCGCCACCTCGCCCGTGCCCGCTGGGCTCATCGGCGACGTACTCATCGAGGAGCCCTACTCGCTGGTGCACCCGGCCGGCCACCCCGCCCCACGCTCCCTGCCGCTGGTGGACTGGCACGAGAACTGCGGCTCCTACACCCGCCAGTGGTGGGCCGGCCAGGACTGGATCCCGAAGGCAACCGTCCTGACCGAGGACGACGGTGCGGTGCTCTCGATGGTGAGCAGAGGTCTCGGCATGGCGATCATGCCCGCGCTCTCGCTGAACGAAGCACCGGACGGCATCGAGATCACCGATCTCGGACCCGAGCCCCCGACCCGTTCCGTGGGCTACATCACCACCCCGGAGCTGGCCTCCAGCGTCTCCGTCCGCGCACTGATCCGCGAGCTCAGAGCGGCCCGCCAGTGA
- a CDS encoding ABC transporter ATP-binding protein encodes MDMQVSAGDVLAVVGDNGSGKSTLLRILVGLSQPTSGTVSGRPPHIGYVPDRFTAHDRIPAISYLTHMGCIRGMSASAARARGNHLLERLSLVGGRNASLRTLSKGNAQKVALAQALLVQPDLLVLDEPWSGLDASAHGVLTELIDEVAAQGGAVVFTDHREAIAQAHAGGVYVISDGRGTWRDGRHAGRRASMAELVLAVPPTGVMPVEVNWSALPGVVDIVQRDAEVVLQVAREHSDTVLLTALQHRWSVVSLAGTANNHGSRGNARRTAL; translated from the coding sequence GTGGACATGCAGGTCTCGGCCGGCGACGTCCTCGCGGTGGTGGGCGACAACGGTTCGGGGAAGTCGACCTTGCTGAGGATCCTCGTCGGACTGTCACAGCCCACCTCCGGGACCGTGTCCGGCCGACCACCGCACATTGGTTACGTACCGGACCGCTTCACCGCCCATGACCGCATCCCGGCCATCTCCTACCTCACCCACATGGGGTGTATCCGTGGCATGTCAGCCTCCGCCGCCCGCGCCCGAGGAAATCACCTGCTGGAACGGCTGTCCCTGGTAGGCGGGCGGAACGCGTCGCTGCGTACGCTGTCGAAGGGCAACGCGCAGAAGGTGGCGCTCGCTCAGGCCCTGCTTGTTCAGCCCGACCTGTTGGTCCTCGACGAACCCTGGTCAGGTCTGGACGCCTCGGCCCATGGTGTCCTCACCGAGTTGATCGACGAAGTGGCCGCGCAGGGCGGGGCGGTGGTATTCACCGACCACCGTGAGGCGATCGCCCAGGCACATGCTGGTGGCGTCTACGTCATCAGCGACGGCCGAGGCACCTGGCGTGACGGCCGGCACGCCGGGAGGCGCGCCTCGATGGCCGAGCTGGTCCTGGCGGTGCCGCCCACCGGCGTCATGCCGGTCGAGGTGAACTGGTCCGCGTTGCCGGGTGTGGTGGACATCGTCCAGCGTGATGCGGAGGTTGTCCTGCAGGTAGCGCGTGAACACTCGGACACCGTGCTGCTGACGGCGCTGCAGCATCGGTGGTCAGTGGTGAGCCTGGCCGGAACTGCCAACAATCACGGTTCCCGGGGCAACGCGAGGAGGACCGCTCTGTGA
- a CDS encoding pyridoxamine 5'-phosphate oxidase family protein, translating into METTGIVRRQTAERMRDALERLVTERDVWVSTAHPDHGPHQVPLWFLWEGRAVWMCTSATSVTARNVRKEPRVRLSLPDTFDVVLLQGEAECFPDQEVPGGAAEAFADKFGWDPRVEEGSFLYVRVVPRTVRAWRGEPELRGRVIMRDGMWLE; encoded by the coding sequence ATGGAGACCACGGGAATCGTTCGCCGGCAGACGGCGGAGCGTATGCGCGACGCTCTGGAGCGGCTCGTTACCGAGCGGGATGTATGGGTGTCGACGGCTCACCCTGATCACGGGCCGCACCAGGTGCCGCTGTGGTTCTTGTGGGAGGGGCGAGCAGTGTGGATGTGCACCAGCGCCACTTCCGTGACTGCGCGGAACGTCCGCAAGGAGCCGCGCGTGCGCCTGTCACTACCGGACACCTTCGATGTGGTGCTCCTCCAGGGTGAGGCGGAGTGCTTCCCGGACCAGGAGGTGCCCGGAGGCGCAGCGGAGGCATTCGCCGACAAGTTCGGCTGGGATCCACGCGTGGAAGAGGGTTCCTTTCTGTATGTACGAGTGGTCCCGAGGACTGTGCGCGCTTGGCGCGGCGAGCCGGAACTACGCGGGAGAGTCATCATGCGCGACGGAATGTGGCTGGAATAG
- a CDS encoding IS701 family transposase — MSQIAGWFARVEPRLRAKRLVLGLLSDLPRKNCWTIAEWAGEATPHCMQHLLCRAAWDAEAIRDDVREYVVEHLHDEAAVLVVDETGDVKNGTRAVGVQRRYTGTAGRIENSQIAVYLVYAGERGHAAVDRELCIPRSWTCDPDRCRAAGLSEDTVFATKPELARVMIERFLDTGHRVGWVTGDEVYGGNPKLRSALEKRGIGYVLAVACSAQMTTGAGTFRADALVKKVPKRAWQKLSAGRGAKGQRFYDWAVIDLAEAAPGHHQLLVSRNHTTGELAYYRRHFTTSASLATLVKVAGSRWRVEETFPSEKGLAGLDEHQVRRYLSWARWVTLAMLAHAFLAVVRADEHAHRPTPANLIPLTCNEIQRLFISVVVRPAHGPAHRLSWSAWRRSHQARSRASHYRRQA; from the coding sequence ATGAGCCAGATAGCCGGGTGGTTCGCGCGGGTCGAACCCCGCCTCCGGGCCAAGCGCTTGGTGCTGGGCCTGCTGTCGGATCTGCCGCGCAAGAACTGCTGGACGATCGCAGAGTGGGCCGGGGAGGCCACCCCGCACTGCATGCAGCATCTGCTGTGCAGGGCCGCCTGGGATGCCGAGGCCATCCGCGACGACGTACGCGAATACGTCGTCGAGCACCTCCACGACGAGGCCGCAGTGCTGGTCGTCGACGAGACCGGCGACGTGAAGAATGGCACACGCGCCGTCGGGGTCCAGCGCCGATACACCGGCACCGCCGGGCGGATCGAGAACTCCCAGATCGCCGTCTACCTCGTCTACGCCGGCGAGCGCGGGCACGCGGCGGTGGACCGAGAGCTGTGCATCCCGCGCTCCTGGACCTGCGATCCGGACCGCTGCCGGGCCGCGGGGCTCAGCGAGGACACCGTCTTCGCGACCAAGCCGGAACTGGCCCGGGTGATGATCGAACGGTTCCTGGACACTGGACACCGCGTCGGCTGGGTCACGGGTGACGAGGTCTACGGCGGCAACCCGAAACTGCGATCCGCGCTGGAAAAACGCGGCATCGGCTACGTCCTCGCAGTGGCCTGCTCAGCCCAAATGACCACCGGCGCCGGCACGTTCCGCGCCGATGCGCTGGTGAAGAAGGTGCCGAAGCGGGCCTGGCAGAAGCTTTCGGCCGGACGCGGCGCGAAGGGACAGCGGTTCTACGACTGGGCCGTCATCGACCTCGCCGAGGCGGCACCGGGCCACCACCAGCTCCTGGTCAGTCGCAACCACACTACCGGTGAACTCGCCTATTATCGCCGTCACTTCACCACGTCGGCATCCCTGGCCACCCTGGTCAAGGTCGCAGGTTCCAGATGGCGGGTGGAGGAGACCTTCCCAAGCGAGAAGGGGCTGGCCGGACTGGATGAGCACCAGGTCCGCCGCTACCTTTCCTGGGCCCGCTGGGTAACTCTCGCGATGCTGGCTCATGCATTCCTCGCCGTCGTCCGTGCCGACGAACACGCACACCGCCCCACGCCGGCCAACCTGATCCCGCTGACCTGTAACGAGATCCAGCGCCTGTTCATCAGTGTTGTTGTCCGGCCCGCTCACGGCCCGGCCCACCGGCTCAGCTGGTCCGCCTGGCGACGCAGCCACCAGGCGCGATCACGAGCCAGCCACTACCGGAGACAAGCGTGA
- a CDS encoding type II toxin-antitoxin system PemK/MazF family toxin, with product MQRGEVWWVEFDERRPVVLLSEGDASGIRVMQVVAPAGVDISGLGVEVAVGAMEGLPFEGVLRFAFPCPGFTPCTWLTTVSRDDLIERAGALPYAKLNEIEAALRLAGQAKERTPATTEKLSALRDAIRLGGLE from the coding sequence GTGCAACGTGGCGAAGTCTGGTGGGTCGAGTTCGACGAGCGGCGGCCGGTCGTACTGCTGTCGGAAGGCGACGCGTCCGGGATCCGGGTGATGCAGGTCGTGGCTCCGGCGGGCGTCGACATCAGCGGTCTGGGCGTCGAAGTGGCAGTAGGCGCCATGGAAGGACTGCCCTTTGAAGGCGTGCTGCGGTTCGCGTTCCCATGTCCGGGCTTTACCCCTTGCACGTGGCTGACCACCGTGTCCCGGGACGACCTGATCGAGCGGGCGGGCGCCCTGCCCTACGCGAAACTCAACGAGATTGAGGCAGCCCTCCGACTCGCTGGACAGGCGAAGGAGCGGACCCCGGCGACGACCGAGAAGCTCAGCGCATTAAGGGACGCCATCCGACTCGGTGGACTTGAGTAG
- a CDS encoding DUF3291 domain-containing protein, whose amino-acid sequence MPHLALYTFGVLKSPLVDPAPLTREFYDIGAAVYRKISQHPGYLAHAEAADGDRGALFEADWGAWGEFAVPTWYGKGHTLETTALAATLSLWTDLRPAFDAIYTGLHREALNRRYDWFERTGHSNYVFWWVSDGVTPTWQDGVSRLEHLHDHGSAPHAFTFHHSFAPDGTPTRIKGIGPKSDRVR is encoded by the coding sequence ATGCCCCATCTTGCTCTGTACACATTCGGCGTCCTGAAGTCACCTCTCGTCGATCCCGCACCTCTCACGCGCGAGTTCTACGACATTGGTGCGGCCGTCTACCGGAAGATCAGTCAGCACCCCGGGTACCTCGCGCATGCTGAGGCGGCAGACGGTGACCGGGGCGCGCTCTTCGAGGCGGACTGGGGTGCATGGGGAGAGTTCGCCGTACCGACCTGGTACGGCAAGGGCCATACGCTGGAAACCACCGCCCTGGCCGCGACCCTCTCACTCTGGACCGACCTGCGCCCCGCCTTCGACGCCATCTACACCGGTCTGCACCGTGAGGCGCTGAACAGGCGTTACGACTGGTTCGAGAGGACAGGACACTCAAATTACGTGTTCTGGTGGGTCTCCGACGGCGTGACACCCACCTGGCAGGACGGGGTTTCCAGGCTGGAACATCTCCACGACCACGGCTCCGCGCCGCACGCCTTCACCTTCCACCACTCGTTCGCCCCGGACGGAACTCCGACCAGGATCAAAGGCATCGGGCCGAAGAGCGACCGGGTTCGTTGA
- a CDS encoding tetratricopeptide repeat protein, whose product MTGTPVAEAKALYEAGRYAEAEAEARAVARSRPRDDEYAAVALNIAAIATGAQGRHAEALATYDEALPAFSRIFGADHWLTLKLRSDRAQQMISLGQHAECEAECAAVAEAAGRGTGPEMSLLAAAARNGLVFALNAQGRHQEAEALAREALAAHRARDRTSLVLRLGLARSLNGQARHEDALTEVQGADKLYGALPEYQRHPDTGAVELAFATALLGLRRAPDARRQAAAAHDSCLASFGPDHRRTVEARTLLEHIDGTRP is encoded by the coding sequence ATGACGGGTACGCCTGTGGCTGAGGCCAAAGCCCTTTACGAAGCCGGGCGTTACGCCGAGGCGGAGGCCGAAGCCCGCGCCGTCGCCCGATCGCGCCCACGCGACGACGAGTACGCAGCTGTGGCGCTGAACATCGCCGCGATCGCGACGGGCGCCCAAGGCCGCCACGCCGAGGCGCTCGCCACCTACGACGAAGCGCTGCCTGCCTTCAGCAGGATATTTGGAGCCGATCACTGGCTGACCCTGAAGCTGCGCTCGGACCGCGCCCAGCAGATGATCTCGCTCGGTCAGCACGCCGAGTGCGAGGCAGAATGTGCGGCCGTCGCCGAGGCCGCGGGCCGCGGTACCGGCCCGGAAATGTCACTCCTGGCAGCGGCCGCCCGCAACGGGCTGGTCTTCGCCCTCAATGCGCAGGGGCGCCACCAGGAGGCCGAAGCACTCGCCCGCGAGGCCCTGGCCGCCCATCGCGCACGTGACCGGACGTCCCTCGTCCTGCGCCTCGGCCTGGCTCGCAGCCTCAACGGCCAAGCCCGCCACGAAGACGCCCTCACCGAGGTGCAGGGCGCGGACAAGCTGTACGGCGCTCTGCCCGAATACCAGCGCCATCCAGATACGGGCGCTGTCGAACTGGCCTTTGCTACTGCCCTGTTGGGGTTGCGCCGCGCTCCTGATGCCCGTCGCCAGGCTGCAGCCGCTCACGATTCCTGCCTGGCCTCCTTCGGCCCGGACCACCGCCGCACCGTCGAAGCCCGAACGCTGCTCGAGCACATCGACGGCACTCGACCGTAA